The following are from one region of the Littorina saxatilis isolate snail1 linkage group LG2, US_GU_Lsax_2.0, whole genome shotgun sequence genome:
- the LOC138959335 gene encoding uncharacterized protein gives MRTEYTAVQKISMAAMVLGAGMCVVGGLAPYWIVSDPQGFDDVVSLVSQVVKGRLGLLMYCLEVLGVSGCEVYGAGTASANGDSWISKELLLGVLCMLLGVVAAFLVLCLACCTCCRRLICLGIISFLSAVAGAACAALFSQDAEIFTARVAGFQLASYGWAIYVFCIGVALLGLASFAACFATPPMSSQGAGTVISQPPTTVMVNTDNATSGYYGQPQWQGQGQSMGEGRPWQGQGQVGSPWQGQGQVTPSQFHDLEMIQTPDEPGVSTATTKQ, from the exons ATGCGGACCGAATATACCGCTGTCCAGAAGATCTCCATGGCAGCGATGGTGCTCGGAGCTGGGATGTGTGTGGTCGGGGGATTGGCTCCATACTGGATCGTGTCTGACCCGCAGGGATTTGATGACGTCGTTTCGCTCGTATCTCAAGTGGTCAAAGGCCGCCTGGGCCTCCTCATGTACTGCTTGGAGGTGTTAGGCGTGTCGGGCTGTGAAGTGTATGGAGCTGGGACTGCGTCAGCGAATGGAGATA GCTGGATCAGCAAGGAACTATTACTTGGTGTATTGTGCATGCTGCTGGGTGTTGTTGCTGCTTTCCTGGTCTTGTGCTTGGCCTGTTGCACGTGCTGTCGGCGTCTTATCTGTCTGGGCATTATCTCGTTCCTGTCGG CTGTGGCAGGCGCAGCGTGTGCGGCACTCTTCTCGCAGGACGCGGAGATCTTTACAGCAAGAGTTGCCGGCTTCCAGCTGGCCTCCTATGGCTGGGCAATCTACGTCTTCTGTATCGGCGTCGCGCTCCTGGGTCTGGCCTCCTTCGCCGCCTGCTTCGCCACACCTCCGATGTCCAGCCAGGGTGCCGGCACAGTGATCAGCCAGCCTCCCACCACGGTCATGGTCAACACGGACAACGCCACCAGCGGTTACTATGGCCAACCTCAAtggcaaggtcaaggtcaatccATGGGCGAGGGCCGTCCCtggcaaggtcaaggtcaagtgGGCAGTCCCtggcaaggtcaaggtcaagttaCGCCGAGTCAGTTCCATGACCTTGAGATGATCCAGACTCCTGACGAACCCGGCGTTAGCACGGCTACCACCAAGCAGTAG